Part of the Echeneis naucrates chromosome 1, fEcheNa1.1, whole genome shotgun sequence genome, TTTTCACTGGGTCAACATTAAACTCTTAAGCAAATAACTTTGGTCTGCAAGTCAGCTATCGGCCCCCggtcctttcctcctcctctccccctcatCAATAGTCAAAGAAGCTCTTATGTGAGATTATATAATATGTTGCCACAACATTTAGCTTCTTGTGTGTACCCCCTTCAGTCTTGGTACTCTTCTTCCCCCCTCAGCTCCCACAGGTCCACTGACCCATTCCCCTTTTCCGTCCTCAGTTTAtgttctccccctccctctatCCCGGTGTGGGCACATGTGTAGGAGGGGTCACTGCAGGAGGAGGGGTTTTGCTTCCTCAGCTCACCTGAATAATACTTTCTTTGTGAGACTCAGCCTTAAAAAGTCAAACTCAGATGCCTTCTACCCTTCCACACGGCTTTCTGtgcagacacatacatacatcatCCCAAACCTACGACCAACCATCCCTCACACACCGCCATGAGAGCCAGGATGAGAATTTTGCTGCTTGCTCTTGCTGCAACTATTTGTGTGTCAAATGCTCAgaccaacaacagcagcaatgaCAACAAGCAGCAGGAACAGCAACAACGAAGCATCTGGGACGAGCCCATCAAATTCAATACCAAGACCAAGGATTCTTGTACCATGGTGGTGTCTGGAGCTGGGGACTATACCCGCTTGCGTGTCTCCTGCAAAGGTCCAAGCCAGGGCCAGGCTCCGGGACGTTCCTACTACTGCGACTTCCAGGGGAAACCCAACATCTGCCGTGCCTACAACCTCAATCCTCGCCACTACTTTACCCAGATGATGTGGGAATTGAGGAAGCTGAGTCACGCCTGCCAGGGAGCCAAAATCTACCGCCCACAGATGTGCAAGAAATACCCTGATGAGGCCCAAATGACTTTCCTGGCCTCCTGGCCCAAAGCCCCTACCACCAAGCTCTCCAAGCCAGTGCAGGAGCCACGCAAACCGGTGGTGCCAGCTCAGAATAAGCCTGTTACTACTCCTAAACCTGTCAAGCCCCAGCCTCAGCAGCCTGTCAAACCCCAGCCAGGCAAAGGCCCCCAGACCCGGAAAACTACCCCCAAGCCAGGGAAGACCACTGTTCATCCCACAGACCAGCCTGACTCAAAGGCCTCCCGCATTGCCTCTGAGTACTGCTGGAAGAGCTTCCATGGCATCTGCACCTACGTCATCAACTGGTTCCAAAACTGAAATGACTGTCAGGCGCAGGTGAGTGATGGAAAAGtgcaaagaggaaaaggacGAAAGGAAATAGAcgaaaaaaaaacttttgtttttgtgtacagAGATTGACTGTAACGCTTGAGTAGGAAATACAATCGGTATAAATTTttacaaagacaaactgttgGTAATATCCACTCCAAATGAACATTTATGAAGTCTCTCTGTGCAGCCTTTCCGTTAATAATAGAACAAAACTTTatcttgtatttattttttaaatcctacgttttttgttgttaaaggtTGGAAACACCAGCAATGGAATCAGTCAGAATTCTTCCCATCCCGTCTCTTAGCCCTCTCCAGGATCTGTGCGGGAACCACTGGAGTCACATTTTCAACTGAGCCAAAAGCACTTGACCTGCATCTGTGTATGGTTACCAGATGACCGCTGGTGCTGCCATTGGATCTACATGTAATGTTTTTAAtctgtacaacacacacagcaaggcAAAGGGATACAAATGACAGGCATGTGATTCTGGTTGTATATGATGTACATGTTAAATGTTCCAGCAACATTTATTATATGGAGAATAAAATCTGAGCGGTtacttctcctcttcctctgtctcattctgtttcttcctctgagGCGAAACAAGCAGCAGGTTTTCAAACTCACTAACTCAAAGGACTCCTTGTTTCTTGTCATGTCTGCTGCCTGGCTGAGGAAGTTGTTAACGTACAGACAGACTGCAGTAAAGATAATAGAAATTGGTCACAGAAAGCGTCTGAGCAGAGCTAAACACGTCTTTGTATGAGCCGATGAATTGAGTCTTAAGAGCTACCATGTGCAGGAACAGAGGAGGTCTGTGTGGAGGTTGAAGCCGAAGAGTGGCCACAGCACCCATGTGGTAAACACAcgctcaaacacaaacacacactttgaaatGATGAGGGCTCATACAAATTACTGTTACTGGCGCCACAGGCAGTGTACCAACTTCTTTAATGAGTTAACTACTACAGTCTCATGCAGTTGTAATCTTTCAATTGAATTCAAAATTGTTCCAAGAGGTGTTCATTTCAAATTACTTTATAGATCTCACCTCAAAACTCTCCATAAATGGTGCATCAGTTTGCACAACTAATCACATATCAAAATGCAGCAATCCATGTCAGTGTCTTAAGCAAGCTGTCTCCATTTGTGCAACATCAATgaacagcagtaaaataaataaataaataaaatgaaaaactgtgcAACAGTGATGTGCTTAAACTCGGAAAGGGGAAATCTAGAGACaaaaccacaaaagaaaaatgcctGCATTTTGAGCCAAAAACCCATACAGATCCTAGctccaaaaaaaattaacaaaagtTCATTCTGAACGGGTAACAAATCCAATCCAGGTTTTTAAATCTGCTGGCTCTGGCTTGTGCTGATACCCAATGCAGGATAGATGATGAAAGTGATCAGATCTCTTTGTTTTGCACcagaaaatatcacaaaatttgaaaaataatttgtcaCTGATCGTCCACTCAATGTGTCATGAGATCAccaaaaatgaaagcttttcaACAACACTTCCAGTTTTCCTTTGGTGTGCTGCCCTTCGGTGTGACTGGTTCAAATCCTGCAGCAAAATGTCCATTAAGGGATTTCTCCGGACTCTGTCTCCAACGGTTGTTTCTTCTCCTCACAGTGAGAGTAACTTGACGGCTACGTGacttaaatgtttgttttgaatattttgacGTGATAATGTTAATGAAAGTGCTTCTGTCCATATTAAGGATGTTTTTGACCTGTTGCTTTGGGTCAGGGTGGGGGTTAGGCAGAGGACTGCTAGCTTATGGTTACTGGGCAAAAACAGGGAATGCAGCCATTTTGTTCTGAGGCGGAGGAGGTGTTGTGTCGACGGTCGGTTCTTCACTGAGCTCTGAACTTTGCGTCAAAAATGTGATTGCTTTTGTAATGTATTTGGTTTTAAGTCCATGtgattttttaaattcatgaaaGTATAAATTTGACAGAAGAACTGATGAATAACTGGCTGACCGACAGCCGTACATTTTTAATAGTTAAGTGACTAAGTTGATTCTTATCCAGATGTGTTTTGTCATGCCATACTGGATGTTTAAAGGACATTAATTTGGTTTAAATTGACCTTGTAGGTACTTACATTGTAATTTTTAACTGatttagagaaaaataatgcaaagaaattattttcccCTAAAAATATGAAGCTTAAGTTTTTTGTCTGTAAGGCTGTTGGGCCAAATGTAATATTAAAGAGGCATGTAATGTTGTATAAAATCAACTCCTTTGTTTTACTGCTTGGTTactttttctgattttcttaaTCAAATCATATTGTAATGAACCAACCGGGGACAGGCTTTGTCAGAGGCCAAGAAACATGATAAGTCAGTACAAAATCAGACACGTTATCAACTCACAATAATTTAAGAAACGGAGGCTACATAAGGGGGGCTGGaggaacacaaaacaaaacaaaaagacgtCACCTACAGGCCTACACACCTATCACCGGCAAACCACTCAGGTGGACACTGCACTCGCACAACAAGAAGGGTGGACACACACTACAAACCAGTGACGTGCAGTGAGGTTTGTGGTTGGGGAGGCACTGACCCGCAAGTCAGATTTACAAACATATAATGCTAATAGTATATCTTAAATTCACAATTCAGCTGGCAGATTTTACACTGACCGCTCGTTATGTTTCATAAATCCTTACACACAAATAGGGCTACATTTGgcagttcatttcaattcatagCGACTCAGAGGGAGCATATTTGCTCTTGCAGTTCCAGAgtacataaacattaaatacaagCAAAAGTAAAGAGTGGTGTGCAAAAAAACTGATTTCCAACTCTGACAAAAAATGTGACAAGACAACACAACCAGTTTGAATTCAAACCCATTTTTGTCCTAAACAGAACTATTcctatttttaaaagctgtaagCTGAAGCCTGAGggtatttattttgtcagtaaTCACAAGCTTACTATCAATGGCGCCACCTGGCCACCCCATTGTCCAGTATAAATTGTAGTAGCATCAGTTATGCATTTCATCCCAAATGCACAGCCAGCCGGTCACAAACGGCTCTAGACCGTCTATTGcacacagcaacaacatcaaAATAAGTTAAGAAAGAAGACTTCCGGTAAGTAAATAAGTCAAAATATTCTTAAgtaaaagaggagggggaaatATGTGCTGTGACATTTGCTTTTTAAGTGCCAAATGGTTtcagtgttgatgtgttttgaCATGTTTTGACAGAGTTACCTACCGAACGTCGTTAGCTGCTGCTTGTATATGTTATGTCAATTttcagccaatgaagagaaagTCCACAGACATCTCTTCTTATTTCAGGAAGAAAAGTACAGCAAGAGGAGACAAAGATATGGTAGGGGGGCAACAGAGGCttagtgaggaggaggagaaggaggaggatggaggaggggaacagacagagcagcatgaCGATGATTCACAGCCAGCATTAGTGACAGAACACAATGACAAGGAAAAACATGAGACAGCAGGTGTTACACCTGTTCCTGGACCAACAGGTGAAGTTACGATCATGTGGCCCTAATAATGACATTGATGGCTAGCCTAGATAAGTGACATCATCTGGagaaatgtatgttttgtttggtgtGTTTCCATTAAATTACAAATCATCACATAATCACTTAAAGCTTTTTTGATTAATGTTTATTGGTAGTTGTAGTTGTTTTATTAGTCTGAATAGACATGCCTACAGGCCATTATTACAGCTATAAGTGATAATTACTATGGAGAGgggcttattattattattattattattttcatttttattattattttaatgtcagaaTAACTGATTTTGCCTCGTTGTATTATCGATATCTCCCAGTCAAGAGCAGAGCAGCCCAAGCAGCCACAACTGCAAATCTTCCCTTGTACCTATCAAGGGGACAGAAGACGATGCATTGAAAGTGAGGAGTaagggaagaaagggaggaggaaggaaggaaggacagaTGGAAAGAGGTCAGGAAAAGAAGACACGCTGACATTCCAATTCATCCAGCAGGTATTTTTCGAGTGGGCCATAGTGAACTAAAACCCAAGTTACAAACATTGAAAAAACCAACTTGCAAAATAAAGGTCATAGGTCACAGGTCATACATGGAATAGGTctcaaaggacacacacaagcaaaatcCGCATTGTGCTTCcatgttaaaaaacaaaaatattttttgttttagcaaGCCTGTTTTGTGTCTGCCTGCATCTGTTCAACTATTCGTAGTGATATTTTAGCCCTGTGTTCAGTATGTACTGGGTGTCCAATCCTGCTGCTCATGTTTTAAATATagtacaaaacatttttatttctattgctTTTGCTtgctattttgatatttattatatataatttgttctttactgtatatatttttattcttattctatgttgtttgatgtctctgtgtgtaatactgctgctacactgcaatttcccagcctgggataaataaagtatgtctatctatctatatctccTGACTCTAACACACCGATTCTAAGTATTAACTTGTTATCAAACATCTTAACAAGCCTAAGCAGCTTGGTAATGAGTTAATTCTTTGAATTGGAGCAGATGttaaattacaaacaaatacacagcatTTGTGACTACTTTTTGGTTAACAGTACTTGTTTGTCTtcttgtcagattttttttttttttttactattatttttattttactgacatttgtgacaagtatttcatttcagtcttgttttgaataaaataactTGAGCAATTTAAATATGttgcttaatttcttctttCCATACAATTTTCTTGAATCGATGTATTTAATACAATCTCTAAATCAAAACAGTATAATTCTTTcattcttcatttagaagaaaatGCATTACTTGATTAACAAATTATTTTAAGCAGTGCTAAATAATGTTACATTTGTTTATGTACATTTGACCCAAAAAGGTTGGTTAGACCTCAGAAAAGAGATCATTTATGTGAACTAATGATTTACCCCAGTGAGTGCACACTCACCAGCTGCAGACACTCAATCAATCCGCTCATCTCTGTGCCACACAATGAGCTTCTGCACCTGGATGCCTCCCGACACAGCTTTACCACAATACTAATacaaaacacaatacaatacaatacaaaagttcacacacatacacgcactcATCTGTCTTATCTGTGAGTAACCACAAGATGGTGGTGCTGAGCAGAGGAAACaatctgctgcttcacaaaTCCTCCAACTGCACCACAGTTCCTTCCTTTTTGTCAGAGGAAGTCTTAGCTGTTGTTGAAATGTAATGAGGAGGTGGGGTTGACTTAGAAACATTTCCcagtcagctgtgtgttggaGGTGACATTATGGTCACCTTAACGATGCAACGCATtttcaatattaaatataaatctaTTTGACGTTACATAGGGTTTTGTGATTTGATATGTTGACATGTAAAactaatttgatttatttctgtttttctgctgcttcaaaCATTACAACTTCTGTAGCTTTGAATGGGTACCACAAAagttttacatgtttgtttctgGTCAAAAACTGAAGCAGACACTAAATCCATGGCAAACTGTACCTGTGGTTTTTGGAAAATTTGAAACACAATCCACTAATGGCTGAATATGAATGTGAACTACTTTAAGACTTAcagtgcctctgtgtgtgtgtgtgtgtgtggtgcccccccccccccccccccgcaaaaacacacagtttgtggaGACAAATCCATCATCAGTTTTAGTCTATAGTGTCTTTTATCTGCTGTTGATCTGGAGAGCGCCACACATGTCAGGTCAtgacagaaccaacagaaaccTCCGCCAAGGTTTGTTATGAGcgcgtgtttgtttgtgtattttggggCGGGAATGGTGGGCGTGTCCAAGCGTCTATGAAAGCCGTGTGCGGGAGCGCGGCACGTTGATTTTCCTGTCTGTAGTGTTTGTGTAGCCAGGAATAGTGTGGCCTCAGTACAGAGGGCTGTCAGCTGTTAGAGGAGTTTTAACTTCACCTTCagatctgaaaataaatcccatattcatatttgttttaccgggtgtttattttctgaccATCTGAGGACTCATTCCAAACGTTTGTGTTCTTTCAGAGAATAATTTGTCCTGGAAGAGACATCATGAGGACTCTGACCGCCTGTCTGCTGCTGGTCTTCACCGGGCTGCAGGTCTCTCCGTCCCGCGGCGCCTACAGCCAGCTCGGCCGGGTCATCCGGATCCGGAACAAGGGCGGGAAATTCTCCATCCAGGGCGGGATGCAGTGCACGTGGGGGGCCAGGGAGGTCAGCGACTCGGTGGTGCT contains:
- the fgfbp2b gene encoding fibroblast growth factor-binding protein 2b, with amino-acid sequence MRARMRILLLALAATICVSNAQTNNSSNDNKQQEQQQRSIWDEPIKFNTKTKDSCTMVVSGAGDYTRLRVSCKGPSQGQAPGRSYYCDFQGKPNICRAYNLNPRHYFTQMMWELRKLSHACQGAKIYRPQMCKKYPDEAQMTFLASWPKAPTTKLSKPVQEPRKPVVPAQNKPVTTPKPVKPQPQQPVKPQPGKGPQTRKTTPKPGKTTVHPTDQPDSKASRIASEYCWKSFHGICTYVINWFQN